Proteins encoded together in one uncultured Desulfosarcina sp. window:
- a CDS encoding N-acetylneuraminate synthase family protein: MREMIINGEVINNETDCYFIAEIGHNHQGSVNTAKKMIKVAKECGVNAVKLQKRDNNVLFTKEILNAPYDNENSYGATYGEHRKALEFGKEEFIELISYAKHIGITLFSTAFDFNSADLLANLDIPAYKIASGDLTNTPLLKHVAEIGKPMIVSTGGGTITDVQRAYDLIMPINPQLCLLQCTAAYPIENYEDMNLKVINQYREVFPDVVVGLSDHESGIAMALVAYMMGARVIEKHFTLNRAWRGTDHAFSLSPNGLKRLVRNIQRARIAMGDGIKRKLACEVKPLYKMSKKLVLARDLKAGNRLGRNDIAIKSPGDGLAPYELENVIGKRLKIDLKYDESIRFEDLE; encoded by the coding sequence ATGAGAGAGATGATTATAAATGGCGAAGTTATCAACAATGAAACGGATTGCTATTTTATCGCTGAAATAGGGCACAACCACCAAGGAAGTGTAAACACCGCCAAAAAAATGATAAAAGTGGCTAAAGAATGCGGAGTTAACGCAGTAAAACTACAAAAGAGAGACAATAATGTCCTTTTTACAAAGGAGATTCTAAATGCGCCATATGATAATGAAAATAGTTACGGTGCCACTTATGGCGAACATCGTAAAGCATTAGAATTTGGCAAAGAAGAATTCATTGAATTGATTAGCTATGCAAAACATATAGGAATTACTTTATTTTCAACTGCTTTTGATTTTAATAGTGCGGATTTATTGGCTAATCTTGATATCCCTGCATATAAAATCGCATCGGGAGATCTTACTAACACACCTCTCTTGAAACACGTTGCAGAAATAGGAAAACCAATGATTGTCAGCACTGGTGGTGGAACAATAACCGATGTACAACGTGCTTATGATCTGATTATGCCTATTAATCCTCAACTTTGTTTACTTCAATGCACAGCTGCATACCCCATCGAAAATTATGAGGATATGAATCTGAAAGTTATCAATCAGTACAGAGAAGTTTTCCCGGATGTGGTTGTCGGTCTCTCAGATCACGAAAGTGGGATCGCAATGGCGCTAGTCGCATACATGATGGGCGCAAGAGTCATAGAAAAACATTTTACATTGAACCGCGCATGGCGTGGGACAGACCACGCTTTTTCATTGTCGCCGAACGGACTGAAGCGTCTGGTCAGAAATATCCAAAGAGCGCGAATCGCCATGGGAGATGGCATTAAACGCAAACTAGCTTGCGAAGTAAAGCCTCTGTACAAAATGTCCAAGAAGCTTGTGTTGGCCAGAGATCTCAAAGCCGGGAATCGTTTAGGCCGAAACGATATCGCAATTAAGTCACCAGGTGACGGATTAGCGCCATATGAGCTGGAAAATGTGATCGGCAAACGACTCAAAATTGATTTAAAATACGATGAGTCCATAAGATTCGAAGACTTAGAATAG
- a CDS encoding HAD hydrolase family protein — translation MDRKKISQKELKQLVDRIKLVAFDFDGVFTDNRVFVFQDGTEAVMCSRSDGIGLCALRKRGIKTVIISTETNPVVTGRSKKLKMPCVQSCDDKLSELKKVAAGYNCSLKETAYVGNDINDLECLREVALPMVTQDAHPDVIAYGKYRTLAKGGHGAVREICDLFCTLLDTAN, via the coding sequence ATGGACCGTAAAAAAATATCTCAAAAAGAACTCAAACAATTAGTTGATAGAATTAAACTTGTGGCTTTTGATTTTGACGGTGTGTTTACCGACAATAGGGTATTTGTATTCCAGGATGGAACCGAAGCCGTCATGTGTTCCCGAAGCGATGGGATCGGATTGTGTGCATTGAGAAAACGGGGCATAAAAACGGTCATTATTTCAACCGAGACAAATCCAGTTGTTACAGGAAGAAGCAAGAAACTGAAAATGCCCTGTGTGCAGAGCTGTGATGACAAACTATCCGAACTGAAAAAAGTTGCCGCTGGTTATAATTGTTCGCTTAAAGAAACTGCATATGTGGGAAATGATATAAATGATTTGGAATGCCTTCGTGAGGTAGCATTGCCGATGGTGACGCAAGACGCGCATCCCGATGTCATTGCATACGGTAAGTATCGGACGCTTGCTAAGGGTGGGCATGGCGCTGTCAGGGAAATATGCGATCTGTTTTGCACACTGCTGGATACGGCAAACTGA
- a CDS encoding FkbM family methyltransferase, producing the protein MIIEKFKYFILSKINASNSFVLNGIPVILSCTTKREKNRGNQYANPKKEPETYEWIDRFFSGNEVFFDIGSNTGGYSLYCVMKHLRMKAFCFDPDVQNIASLNKNIYLNNLNAKLTSVCAAISNKNKLSCFNMFNKRGLYEAGFAGNSVDSINNRSGSQNPVITLGAISLSMDSIVKDFGFPFPDHIKIDVDGHEMSVIDGAREVLSDERLKSIMIEGRYSDNVLIKQIENHGFKRFTNFKNPIYYEMEKDEHVPADMGNMLFIRD; encoded by the coding sequence ATGATTATAGAAAAATTTAAATATTTTATTTTAAGCAAGATTAATGCTTCTAATAGTTTTGTTCTGAATGGTATTCCAGTGATCTTAAGTTGCACAACTAAACGTGAAAAAAATAGAGGTAATCAGTATGCAAACCCAAAAAAAGAACCCGAAACTTATGAATGGATTGATAGGTTTTTTTCTGGAAACGAAGTTTTTTTTGACATCGGTTCAAATACCGGTGGATATAGTTTATATTGTGTAATGAAACACTTAAGAATGAAGGCATTCTGTTTTGATCCAGATGTTCAAAATATAGCGTCTTTAAATAAAAATATCTATTTAAATAATCTTAACGCAAAATTAACATCAGTTTGCGCTGCTATTTCTAATAAAAATAAATTAAGCTGTTTTAATATGTTTAACAAAAGAGGTTTATACGAAGCAGGTTTTGCTGGTAACTCTGTTGATTCTATAAACAATAGATCGGGCAGTCAAAATCCAGTGATAACATTGGGAGCGATATCGCTTTCCATGGATTCAATAGTAAAAGACTTTGGATTTCCTTTCCCTGATCATATTAAAATTGATGTTGATGGGCATGAAATGTCTGTAATAGATGGAGCAAGAGAGGTGCTAAGCGATGAAAGATTAAAGTCTATTATGATTGAAGGAAGATATTCTGATAATGTCTTAATAAAACAAATAGAGAACCATGGATTCAAACGTTTTACAAACTTTAAAAATCCTATTTATTACGAAATGGAAAAGGATGAGCATGTTCCGGCAGATATGGGAAACATGTTATTTATAAGAGATTAG
- a CDS encoding transketolase C-terminal domain-containing protein yields the protein MPDFNWIPKSEFHRLNESGLNDHVKYGIIADMCRANTLTSVKIAGSGHLGSSFSAMDIAVYLYYKQMNTIELGFEDPDRDIYFSSKGHDVPGLYAVLYSLGVLTRDQLLKLRRLEGLDGHPDISINGIEANSGSLGMGISKAKGMAIAKRMSGHGGNVYVLTGDGELQEGQIYESLQTASHHAVNNLIAIIDHNKVQSDKRVDEITNLGKLEEKLALFGWHVERCDGHDFKQLDAVMGEFQKITDRPKVLIADTIKGKGISFMEHPQALKDGKGLYHWHSGAPDDKSFQNGFNELIDRINVALRAQNFNDIILEPVPPIDKPGSCVSNEYVVVAYGEALLDIVKKNKKVVVLDADLAADCRIRKCEDAYPNQFIECGIAEQDMVSTAGGLAIQGYIPIVNSFAAFLASRANEQIYTNACENTKIIYTFHYAGLIPAGPGKSHQSIRDISLLGALPNLEIIQPCNAVETKMALNYCVYEAENSCMLRLIIGPSPLIVDLPSGYRLKKGRGLVIREGKDGVLFTYGPVMIHEAIKSHELLLDEGYTLKIVNMPWLNRVDVDWLRQCVKDINSVYVLEDHAANGGLGDFLLRKMVKESILMQKSFEIMAVEEMPAWGNPAEVLKHHGVDHESLKKKILKTIAKCSFPSNK from the coding sequence ATGCCGGATTTCAATTGGATTCCCAAATCGGAGTTCCATCGACTGAATGAATCGGGCTTAAACGATCACGTTAAGTACGGCATTATCGCAGATATGTGCCGCGCAAATACCCTGACATCAGTCAAGATAGCAGGTTCCGGCCATCTTGGTTCAAGCTTCAGTGCGATGGACATCGCGGTTTACCTCTATTACAAGCAAATGAATACCATCGAATTAGGCTTTGAGGATCCAGACAGAGACATTTATTTCTCATCGAAGGGTCACGATGTACCGGGGCTATATGCCGTACTCTACTCATTGGGTGTTCTGACGCGTGATCAGCTATTGAAGCTGCGAAGACTGGAAGGTCTTGATGGGCACCCGGATATATCCATAAATGGCATTGAGGCCAACTCAGGATCTTTGGGAATGGGTATATCCAAAGCCAAAGGCATGGCTATCGCCAAACGGATGTCCGGACATGGCGGAAACGTATATGTCTTGACCGGTGATGGAGAACTGCAGGAAGGGCAAATATATGAGTCGCTGCAAACTGCATCGCACCATGCAGTGAACAATTTGATCGCAATCATTGACCACAATAAAGTTCAGTCGGATAAAAGAGTTGACGAGATCACCAATCTCGGAAAGCTTGAGGAGAAATTGGCTTTATTTGGATGGCATGTAGAACGGTGTGATGGTCACGATTTTAAACAACTCGATGCAGTAATGGGCGAGTTCCAAAAAATAACCGACAGGCCCAAAGTGCTCATCGCAGACACAATAAAGGGAAAAGGTATTTCCTTTATGGAACACCCTCAAGCGCTGAAAGATGGTAAGGGTTTGTACCATTGGCACTCGGGTGCTCCTGATGACAAGTCTTTCCAAAATGGATTCAATGAACTCATAGATCGTATTAATGTAGCCCTACGTGCTCAAAATTTCAATGACATCATACTGGAACCGGTTCCACCAATTGATAAGCCTGGTAGTTGTGTTTCCAATGAATATGTCGTAGTTGCCTATGGAGAGGCACTTTTAGATATTGTCAAAAAGAATAAAAAAGTTGTTGTTTTAGACGCGGATCTTGCAGCAGACTGCAGAATTCGTAAATGCGAGGACGCCTATCCCAATCAATTCATCGAATGTGGTATTGCTGAACAGGACATGGTATCAACTGCTGGAGGATTAGCGATTCAAGGTTATATTCCCATTGTCAATTCATTTGCCGCTTTTTTAGCTTCTCGAGCCAATGAGCAAATTTATACAAACGCCTGTGAAAATACGAAAATTATTTATACATTTCACTACGCAGGATTGATTCCAGCAGGACCTGGAAAGTCACATCAGAGTATAAGAGATATTTCTTTATTAGGTGCATTGCCAAACCTTGAGATAATTCAACCCTGCAATGCTGTTGAAACAAAAATGGCTTTGAACTATTGTGTGTATGAGGCAGAGAACAGTTGTATGTTACGTTTAATTATTGGTCCCTCGCCACTCATTGTAGATCTTCCAAGTGGGTATCGTCTAAAGAAAGGGAGGGGGCTTGTCATCCGAGAAGGGAAAGATGGTGTACTATTTACATATGGCCCGGTAATGATTCATGAAGCTATAAAATCTCATGAGCTTTTATTAGATGAGGGATATACGCTTAAAATCGTAAACATGCCTTGGTTAAATCGAGTTGATGTTGATTGGCTGCGGCAATGTGTAAAAGATATAAATAGTGTTTATGTTTTAGAAGATCACGCTGCCAATGGTGGTTTAGGAGATTTCCTATTAAGAAAGATGGTAAAGGAGAGCATATTAATGCAGAAAAGTTTTGAAATAATGGCAGTTGAAGAAATGCCAGCTTGGGGAAATCCTGCTGAAGTGTTAAAACACCATGGCGTAGATCATGAATCATTAAAGAAAAAGATTTTAAAAACAATAGCTAAATGTAGCTTTCCATCAAATAAATAA
- a CDS encoding acylneuraminate cytidylyltransferase family protein — translation MKKPKVLCVIPARGGSKRLPRKNIKILVGLPLIAYTIKAVQNCHSVTDYLVSSEDEEILEYAKKYGAPVPFVRPKKLSEDNVRNIDVIYHALKFMENYKNCIYDIIVLLQPTCPIRNPMHIDQAVSALVESNLNTVVSVKGPYKKRDPILKAIRDGEIVDYCDVKDPNDIEPFYLYNASIYAVKRDYFVKHKKLISSRQIPLVMDAFHSVDIDTEADFILAEAYIKYLKKMKG, via the coding sequence ATGAAAAAACCAAAAGTATTATGTGTAATTCCTGCAAGAGGCGGATCTAAACGGCTGCCTCGGAAAAACATAAAAATTTTAGTCGGTCTTCCGCTTATTGCATATACTATTAAGGCTGTGCAAAATTGTCACAGCGTTACAGATTATCTAGTTTCTTCTGAAGATGAAGAGATACTTGAGTATGCTAAAAAATATGGCGCTCCTGTTCCTTTTGTTAGACCAAAGAAGTTATCTGAAGATAATGTAAGAAATATAGATGTTATATATCATGCTCTCAAATTCATGGAAAATTATAAAAATTGTATATATGATATTATAGTACTGTTACAACCAACTTGCCCTATCAGAAATCCAATGCACATTGATCAAGCAGTTTCAGCATTAGTTGAATCAAATCTTAATACAGTTGTCAGCGTAAAAGGTCCTTACAAAAAACGTGACCCAATTCTAAAGGCAATTCGTGATGGAGAAATAGTTGATTATTGCGATGTGAAAGATCCAAATGATATAGAACCCTTCTATCTTTACAATGCATCTATATACGCAGTAAAGAGAGATTACTTTGTTAAACATAAAAAATTAATATCATCGAGGCAAATTCCACTGGTTATGGACGCTTTTCACTCAGTGGATATTGATACAGAGGCTGATTTTATACTTGCTGAAGCATATATAAAATATTTAAAAAAAATGAAAGGATAG
- a CDS encoding glycosyltransferase: MNILYFSSVDISLPNGPGINEREFIFNFSQESKINVDNLSFLLPVTSQSIQGKLKNCYWYDLKKNRFNIFPFNIIKIYPLFILIRKLIKKKSIDFVIIRMNKSLIFIILYLALKKISYAIKTLGNEYCFDKKKLSYKQRSYLYIYRIVLKYILKNAKFIDVCTDQFKSLYSSKYSLPNIKVIENSVNTDKFYLLEKDVIKENLGLSQFDPIIGYCGGSPSKRGAKQIIEIFPKLKKEYNNIGILIIGEDQKLKSLKKMNINNEDERNVIFTGIINYEKINEYINCFDLGFALDTFDRIRTIGNSSQKIRQYISCGVPAICATGTNRKIIDAGFAYEVNPNDIDEIFETVNRLLKNKQSKCESYRKNAHNYACEYLSVKESLKERNKYWFKNLFEV; this comes from the coding sequence ATGAATATACTCTATTTTTCGTCAGTTGATATTTCTCTGCCAAATGGTCCTGGCATAAATGAAAGAGAATTCATTTTTAATTTCTCACAAGAATCCAAAATAAATGTAGATAATTTGTCTTTTTTATTACCAGTAACTTCACAATCAATACAAGGAAAATTGAAAAATTGTTATTGGTATGATCTTAAAAAAAATAGATTTAATATATTTCCTTTCAATATAATTAAAATCTATCCACTATTCATTCTTATTAGAAAACTAATAAAAAAGAAATCAATTGATTTTGTTATTATAAGAATGAATAAGTCTTTAATTTTTATCATTTTGTATTTAGCACTTAAAAAAATTAGTTATGCTATAAAGACACTTGGGAATGAATACTGTTTTGATAAAAAAAAATTAAGTTATAAACAAAGATCATATCTCTACATTTATAGAATCGTATTAAAATATATTTTAAAAAATGCAAAATTCATAGATGTTTGCACGGATCAATTTAAAAGTTTATATTCATCTAAATATTCTTTACCAAATATTAAAGTAATAGAAAATTCCGTAAATACTGATAAATTTTATTTACTTGAGAAAGATGTAATTAAAGAAAATCTAGGATTAAGTCAATTCGATCCAATCATAGGGTATTGTGGTGGTAGCCCCTCAAAACGTGGTGCTAAACAAATAATTGAAATTTTTCCAAAACTTAAAAAAGAATACAATAATATTGGAATTTTAATCATTGGAGAAGATCAAAAACTTAAATCATTAAAGAAAATGAATATTAATAATGAAGATGAAAGAAATGTTATCTTTACTGGTATAATAAATTATGAGAAAATAAATGAATATATTAATTGTTTTGATTTGGGATTCGCACTTGATACTTTTGATAGAATAAGAACTATTGGAAACTCATCTCAAAAAATTAGACAATATATATCATGTGGTGTCCCAGCAATTTGTGCAACTGGAACAAATAGAAAAATTATTGATGCTGGATTTGCTTATGAAGTTAATCCAAACGATATAGATGAGATATTTGAAACTGTAAATAGATTACTTAAAAATAAACAATCTAAGTGTGAATCGTACAGAAAAAATGCTCATAACTACGCTTGTGAGTATCTATCTGTTAAAGAAAGTTTAAAAGAAAGAAATAAATATTGGTTTAAAAATTTATTTGAGGTTTAG
- a CDS encoding SDR family oxidoreductase, whose product MKDKFDILDKIIVITGGLGQLGLQYAAELLERNARIAIFDLPESAELNRNQFDLLENSKRFLYCQVNVTDKNSIESGLNKVIKEWGIPHGLINNAALDSPPHAPISENGPFETYPESSWDKIMEVNAKGVLLMCQVIGGAMAEAKRGSIVNISSIYGIVSPDHRIYNYRRKTGETFYKPIAYSASKSTILNMTRYMATYWAPKGVRVNTITLGGVYNNQEDEFIKEYSSKVPLGRMADPDEYNGAIVFLISDASSYMTGSNLIIDGGWTAW is encoded by the coding sequence ATGAAAGATAAATTTGACATTCTGGATAAAATTATCGTCATTACCGGCGGTCTTGGGCAATTGGGGTTGCAATATGCTGCTGAATTATTAGAACGCAATGCAAGGATAGCCATATTTGATCTGCCGGAGTCTGCGGAATTGAACAGAAATCAGTTTGATCTTCTAGAAAATAGTAAGAGATTCTTATATTGCCAAGTCAATGTGACGGATAAAAACTCCATAGAGTCCGGTTTGAACAAAGTTATCAAAGAATGGGGCATTCCTCACGGCCTCATTAACAATGCAGCTCTGGATTCTCCTCCACATGCGCCTATCTCTGAAAATGGTCCGTTTGAAACTTATCCGGAAAGTTCATGGGACAAAATAATGGAAGTCAATGCCAAGGGTGTTCTTCTGATGTGTCAAGTTATAGGAGGAGCGATGGCAGAGGCAAAACGTGGTTCAATTGTCAATATATCCTCGATCTATGGTATCGTATCTCCCGATCATAGAATTTATAATTACCGCAGAAAAACCGGAGAGACTTTTTACAAGCCCATCGCATATTCTGCCTCAAAATCAACGATTTTAAATATGACGCGCTATATGGCCACATATTGGGCACCCAAGGGGGTAAGAGTCAATACCATAACCTTGGGAGGTGTTTATAACAATCAGGAGGATGAGTTCATTAAAGAATACAGCTCCAAAGTTCCATTGGGCCGCATGGCTGACCCGGACGAGTATAACGGTGCGATTGTATTTTTAATTTCAGACGCATCTTCATATATGACAGGGAGCAACCTGATTATCGACGGTGGCTGGACAGCTTGGTAA
- a CDS encoding aldehyde dehydrogenase family protein has translation MTDLIPDFIPNWIDGEEKPSIRGDVIEKKNPANGKRVCNLARSNKKDVDEAVNSAKKAQAMWAATPAVQRGMLLHKLAMEMKAKRESIAQIVAIETGKSYKEALGETDGAISLAIFYASEGQRLYAKTTTSAVPNKYAVMVRQPVGVAGLIIAANTPIANVAWKVFPAMICGNSVVLKAAEDTPATAWIVGAIASDVGIPPGVLNIVQGLGHEAGAALVANPHVGVISFTGSTPVGRTIAETAGKRLAKVSLELGGKNPLLVCDDADQDNAVKWVLLSAFSNAGQRCASASRIIVFDAIYDEFKQRLVDETQKLKIGPADGDDLGPVINQKQLSNMLEIVESAKKRGAAIVVGGNRIDGEKYKDGYYMAPTLIENVDPDDEISVTELFGPIACLYRVIDFESSIALVNHSPYGLTASIHTQNFNRAWEFSQKVQSGVAVINAGTYGSEPHMPFGGLKQSGNGTREPGTEAIDIYSELKCIYINTDPEKV, from the coding sequence ATGACTGATTTGATACCCGATTTCATTCCAAATTGGATCGATGGTGAGGAGAAGCCGTCGATACGAGGGGACGTTATTGAGAAAAAGAACCCTGCGAACGGCAAAAGAGTATGCAATCTAGCAAGGTCAAATAAAAAAGATGTCGATGAGGCGGTCAATTCCGCAAAAAAAGCGCAAGCGATGTGGGCCGCAACACCTGCCGTACAGCGAGGTATGCTGTTACATAAATTGGCAATGGAAATGAAGGCAAAACGTGAATCCATTGCTCAAATTGTCGCAATTGAAACCGGCAAATCGTATAAGGAGGCATTGGGAGAAACCGACGGCGCCATCTCTCTGGCTATCTTCTACGCAAGCGAGGGTCAAAGGCTCTACGCCAAGACCACCACGAGTGCCGTACCAAACAAGTATGCTGTTATGGTGCGGCAACCTGTAGGCGTGGCCGGACTTATCATCGCTGCAAACACACCCATCGCCAATGTTGCATGGAAGGTATTCCCGGCTATGATATGCGGCAATAGCGTTGTACTCAAGGCAGCAGAAGATACTCCCGCTACCGCATGGATAGTCGGCGCCATCGCATCAGATGTCGGCATCCCCCCCGGCGTCTTAAATATCGTACAGGGTTTGGGACACGAAGCTGGCGCTGCGCTGGTGGCTAACCCACATGTCGGTGTTATAAGTTTTACCGGCTCCACTCCAGTTGGACGCACGATTGCCGAAACGGCTGGGAAAAGACTGGCTAAAGTATCCCTTGAACTGGGAGGTAAGAATCCCCTCCTCGTCTGCGATGACGCCGATCAGGACAATGCCGTAAAATGGGTGCTGTTGTCCGCATTTAGTAATGCAGGACAACGATGTGCATCGGCCAGCCGGATTATCGTTTTTGACGCGATATACGATGAATTCAAACAGCGTTTAGTCGATGAAACCCAAAAACTGAAGATTGGACCTGCTGACGGGGATGACCTAGGACCGGTTATCAACCAAAAGCAATTGTCAAATATGTTGGAAATTGTCGAAAGTGCTAAGAAAAGGGGCGCTGCTATAGTGGTTGGAGGTAACAGGATAGACGGAGAAAAGTACAAAGACGGATATTATATGGCGCCGACCCTTATTGAGAATGTTGACCCTGATGACGAGATTTCCGTTACCGAATTATTCGGTCCAATAGCCTGCCTTTATCGGGTGATTGACTTTGAGAGCTCCATAGCTTTGGTAAATCATTCTCCATATGGTTTGACGGCCAGCATTCACACCCAGAACTTCAATCGCGCCTGGGAGTTTAGCCAAAAAGTTCAATCCGGAGTAGCTGTAATCAATGCCGGAACATACGGCAGTGAGCCTCATATGCCTTTTGGCGGACTGAAGCAATCTGGTAATGGTACTAGAGAACCCGGAACCGAAGCGATCGACATCTACTCAGAATTAAAGTGCATTTATATCAATACCGATCCGGAAAAAGTTTAA
- a CDS encoding dihydrodipicolinate synthase family protein: protein MIKTRPISGIVPVISTPFTNDENIDIDGLNNLINYLLKKEIGGMWVLGTGSEDMNLTFQKRLKVANAACEANAGQKPLILGTGFFAMEDIMNFIKETSHLDFDGYHVMPYHPLLSLERLEWFYIKIADSCPKPLWMYTSGNWSRPITVDFVRRLKSHPNIAGIKYSNKDAVNVTKVASLADEQFQVITAVASQLYACLCMGSKAHTSSLGSAIPDQLIYVYNLFKAGNLKEALGAQHVLNDILRDISTGAKVDNFLTAAEEKYILSLKGICEEHTSSYYRELNESEKMKVKKAVEKYNLLS from the coding sequence ATGATTAAAACCCGACCTATTAGTGGAATTGTCCCTGTAATATCGACGCCATTTACCAATGACGAAAACATTGATATTGATGGTCTGAACAATCTCATCAACTATTTGTTAAAAAAAGAAATCGGTGGAATGTGGGTGTTAGGAACTGGAAGCGAGGATATGAATCTTACTTTCCAAAAACGCTTAAAAGTAGCCAATGCTGCATGTGAAGCAAATGCTGGTCAAAAGCCACTGATCCTTGGAACGGGATTTTTTGCGATGGAAGATATCATGAATTTTATCAAAGAAACATCCCATCTTGATTTTGATGGTTATCATGTAATGCCGTATCATCCTCTTTTAAGTTTGGAGCGACTGGAATGGTTTTACATTAAAATTGCTGACAGTTGCCCTAAGCCACTCTGGATGTATACCAGCGGAAATTGGAGCAGACCGATAACTGTTGATTTCGTACGACGGTTGAAAAGCCATCCCAATATAGCCGGAATAAAATACAGTAACAAAGACGCAGTCAATGTTACTAAAGTAGCTTCTTTAGCTGATGAGCAATTTCAGGTCATTACTGCAGTTGCAAGCCAACTGTACGCTTGCCTGTGTATGGGATCAAAGGCGCACACATCAAGTCTTGGGAGCGCAATTCCGGATCAATTAATTTACGTATACAATCTTTTCAAAGCGGGAAATTTGAAGGAAGCACTTGGCGCTCAGCATGTACTGAATGACATTCTCAGGGATATTTCTACTGGAGCTAAGGTGGACAATTTTTTAACAGCAGCAGAAGAAAAATATATTTTATCTCTCAAAGGTATATGCGAAGAACATACAAGCTCATACTACCGAGAATTAAATGAGTCAGAAAAAATGAAAGTCAAAAAGGCTGTTGAAAAATACAATCTGTTGTCATAG